A stretch of Halomonas elongata DSM 2581 DNA encodes these proteins:
- a CDS encoding class I SAM-dependent methyltransferase gives MMQTCPLCASPDTGHYHCDDERDYLSCRHCALVFVPAWQHLSTAEEKAVYDRHENHPDDLGYRRFLGRLFTPLVARLSPGAQGLDFGSGPGPTLSVMFEEAGYSMALFDPFYAPDASVWQRDYDFITATEVVEHLAAPGREIERLLDHLRPGGCLGLMTKRVRSREAFADWHYIRDPSHVAFFSESTFQWLGRRFELDVTFHADDVVLLQKR, from the coding sequence ATGATGCAGACGTGTCCGCTATGCGCGTCGCCCGATACTGGGCACTATCATTGCGATGACGAACGCGACTACCTTTCATGCAGACACTGTGCGCTCGTTTTTGTGCCCGCATGGCAACACCTGTCCACGGCCGAGGAGAAGGCCGTCTATGATCGGCATGAGAACCATCCCGACGACCTCGGTTATCGCCGTTTCCTCGGGCGCTTGTTCACACCGCTGGTCGCCCGGTTGTCGCCCGGTGCGCAAGGGCTCGATTTCGGCTCCGGGCCCGGGCCGACCCTGTCGGTGATGTTCGAGGAGGCCGGATACTCGATGGCGCTCTTCGATCCCTTCTATGCACCGGACGCGTCAGTATGGCAGCGAGACTATGATTTCATTACCGCCACCGAAGTCGTCGAGCACCTCGCCGCGCCGGGCAGGGAAATCGAGCGGCTGCTCGACCACCTGAGGCCCGGTGGCTGCTTGGGGCTGATGACCAAGCGCGTGCGTTCGCGCGAGGCTTTCGCCGACTGGCATTATATTCGTGATCCCTCGCATGTGGCGTTTTTCTCCGAGTCGACGTTCCAATGGCTGGGGAGACGTTTCGAGCTGGACGTGACCTTTCATGCCGACGATGTCGTACTGTTGCAGAAGCGATGA
- a CDS encoding VOC family protein: MLSGLDHLVITVTDISRAVDFYSRVLGLDVRYRDRERVDLMLGDMALRLHWTATDIEPRAATPTPGSLDLCLRSQLPLDEVHRHLEALSVDVELGPVKRQGATGELESLYLRDPDGNLLEISRPLR, translated from the coding sequence ATGCTGTCAGGTCTGGACCATCTGGTCATCACCGTGACCGATATTTCCCGCGCCGTGGACTTTTACAGTCGGGTCCTCGGGCTAGATGTACGCTATCGCGACCGGGAACGCGTTGACCTGATGCTCGGCGACATGGCGCTGCGCCTGCATTGGACCGCCACCGACATCGAACCCCGTGCCGCCACGCCGACACCGGGCAGCCTGGACCTGTGCCTGCGCAGCCAATTGCCCCTGGATGAAGTGCACCGCCATCTGGAGGCCCTGTCGGTGGACGTGGAACTGGGTCCCGTCAAGCGTCAGGGCGCCACCGGCGAACTCGAGTCCCTTTACCTGCGCGACCCGGACGGCAACCTGCTGGAAATCAGCCGGCCGTTGCGTTGA
- a CDS encoding DUF4870 family protein, which yields MNENSSQDSVVVESNPRPDTTIPMVIYALHLAGIVTGGLTALVGVVIAYVYRGKGPDWLDEHYRYQIRTFWIGLVYFAVSGLLTFILIGFVTWLLAVIWLVIRCVKGFKGLQEHRKPENVDTWLV from the coding sequence ATGAACGAGAACTCATCCCAAGACTCCGTAGTCGTCGAGTCCAATCCCAGGCCCGATACGACCATTCCCATGGTCATTTACGCGCTACATCTGGCAGGCATCGTCACCGGCGGTCTGACCGCCCTGGTCGGCGTGGTGATCGCCTATGTCTATCGCGGCAAGGGGCCCGACTGGCTCGACGAACACTATCGCTATCAGATCCGCACCTTCTGGATCGGGCTGGTCTACTTCGCCGTATCCGGCTTGCTGACCTTCATCCTCATCGGCTTTGTCACCTGGCTGCTGGCCGTGATCTGGCTGGTCATCCGTTGCGTCAAGGGATTCAAGGGCCTGCAGGAACACCGCAAGCCGGAAAATGTGGACACCTGGCTGGTCTGA
- a CDS encoding lysophospholipid acyltransferase family protein, whose translation MASSESFIERLQSRAIVTLWRVLSGWRPVSLWRLARLIGPLVRRFSQRERLVTRVNLNQAYPELAEPVQRRLVRDSLVHSSATMLELGFAWLGDAQRVSDSIQEVHGRELLDDARARGQGVIVLAPHFGNWEVLNFWLSSHFPFTAMYEPPKLAALDPIIRQGRERQGARLVPTNPRGVAALLKALNRTEAVGILPDQEPGWGSGVFAPFFGRQAYTATLLPKLVARTEARVVTGVARRLPGRGFAIHFLAADERVYESDERTSAAGVNACVEAAIALDPAQYQWEYKRYRKTPEEAEQRPDWKHFRLYR comes from the coding sequence ATGGCGTCATCCGAATCTTTCATCGAACGCCTCCAGAGCCGGGCGATCGTCACCCTGTGGCGCGTACTCTCCGGCTGGCGTCCCGTTTCGCTCTGGCGACTGGCACGCCTGATCGGTCCGCTGGTGCGACGCTTCAGCCAACGTGAACGCCTGGTCACCCGCGTCAACCTGAATCAGGCCTATCCCGAGCTGGCCGAGCCGGTACAGCGGCGTCTCGTTCGGGACAGCCTGGTGCACTCCAGCGCCACCATGCTCGAACTGGGCTTCGCCTGGCTAGGCGATGCCCAGCGCGTCTCCGACTCGATCCAGGAGGTGCATGGTCGGGAACTGCTCGACGACGCACGCGCCCGGGGCCAGGGCGTCATCGTGCTGGCACCGCACTTCGGCAACTGGGAAGTGCTCAACTTCTGGCTATCGAGCCATTTTCCCTTCACGGCGATGTACGAGCCCCCCAAGCTGGCGGCACTCGACCCCATCATCCGCCAGGGACGCGAGCGCCAGGGAGCACGGCTGGTACCCACGAATCCTCGCGGAGTGGCCGCCCTGCTCAAGGCGCTGAACCGGACCGAGGCGGTCGGCATTCTCCCGGACCAGGAGCCGGGCTGGGGCAGCGGTGTTTTCGCGCCCTTCTTCGGGCGGCAGGCCTATACCGCCACGCTGCTGCCCAAGCTGGTGGCACGCACCGAGGCCCGCGTGGTCACCGGCGTGGCGCGGCGTCTGCCTGGACGTGGTTTCGCCATCCACTTCCTGGCGGCCGACGAGCGCGTCTACGAAAGTGACGAACGAACCTCCGCCGCTGGTGTCAATGCCTGCGTCGAAGCCGCCATCGCCCTGGACCCGGCCCAGTACCAGTGGGAATACAAGCGTTACCGCAAGACCCCCGAAGAGGCCGAACAACGCCCGGACTGGAAACACTTTCGCCTGTACCGCTGA
- a CDS encoding glucan biosynthesis protein, whose product MTLLTRFLALALGSMVAMDAAEASSNEALYDTITDRAERLAGEPYDDAAPEIPAALTELDYDQYRQIRFRPEHAIWRDQGLFEVQLFHPGFLYDRPVDLNLVNADGEVHHLPFEASHFRYDGDVADLAKLELDDLGYAGFRLHYPLNSGEYRDEFMVFLGASYFRMVGRGQGYGLSTRGLAIDTAEPHGEEFPAFREFWLVKPEPDATHMTLFALLDSPSLTGAYRFDIAPGSQTVVDTEARLFAREDVAKLGVAPLTSMFMHGGIASYPADDYRLRVHDSSGLALHTGSGERIWRPLSNPEKLHISGLQDTSPQGFGLIQRPRHFDGYLDAEARYEKRPSEWVTPLGDWGKGRLELVEIPSDSEANDNITAYWVPEQPLKAGQSRTFRYRLRTFGATPPDQRLAHVIRTRQGWGATPGQDNPPPASQRHFIVDFQGPSLEDLDADQPVEMRLTTSKGEILEPRVQRLPDGDTWRANFRLAPEDGTPADMRLALMLHGEPLTETWNYVWYPNERR is encoded by the coding sequence ATGACGTTGCTGACCCGATTCCTGGCCTTGGCGCTGGGAAGCATGGTGGCCATGGACGCCGCCGAAGCCTCATCCAACGAGGCCCTGTACGACACCATCACCGACCGGGCCGAACGCCTGGCCGGCGAGCCTTACGACGATGCTGCACCAGAGATTCCCGCGGCCCTCACCGAGCTGGATTACGACCAGTACCGGCAGATACGCTTTCGCCCGGAACATGCCATATGGCGTGACCAGGGACTCTTCGAGGTCCAATTGTTCCACCCGGGCTTTCTCTATGATCGGCCGGTCGATCTCAACCTGGTGAACGCCGACGGTGAAGTGCACCACCTGCCCTTCGAAGCATCGCACTTCCGCTATGATGGCGATGTCGCCGACCTGGCCAAGCTGGAACTCGACGACCTGGGCTATGCAGGATTCCGCCTGCATTATCCTCTGAACAGCGGCGAATACCGCGACGAGTTCATGGTCTTTCTCGGCGCGTCATACTTCCGCATGGTCGGCCGCGGCCAGGGTTACGGGCTTTCCACCCGCGGCCTGGCCATCGACACGGCGGAGCCCCACGGCGAGGAATTCCCCGCCTTTCGCGAGTTCTGGCTGGTCAAGCCCGAGCCGGACGCGACCCACATGACCCTCTTTGCCCTGCTCGACAGCCCCTCCCTGACCGGCGCCTATCGTTTCGACATCGCACCGGGCAGCCAGACCGTGGTCGACACCGAGGCACGCCTATTTGCCCGCGAGGATGTCGCCAAGCTCGGCGTTGCCCCTCTCACCAGCATGTTCATGCACGGTGGCATCGCCAGCTACCCGGCCGACGACTACCGCCTGCGGGTTCACGACTCCAGCGGCCTGGCCCTGCATACCGGCAGCGGCGAACGCATCTGGCGGCCGTTGAGCAACCCGGAAAAGCTGCATATCTCTGGCCTTCAGGACACCTCGCCCCAGGGATTCGGTCTGATCCAGCGGCCCCGACACTTCGACGGCTATCTCGACGCCGAGGCCCGGTACGAGAAGCGTCCCAGCGAGTGGGTGACCCCCTTGGGAGACTGGGGCAAAGGGCGCCTCGAACTGGTCGAAATCCCCTCCGACAGCGAGGCAAACGACAACATCACCGCCTACTGGGTCCCCGAGCAGCCGCTCAAGGCCGGGCAGTCACGTACCTTCCGCTACCGACTGCGCACCTTCGGCGCCACGCCCCCCGACCAACGACTCGCCCATGTCATCCGTACCCGGCAGGGCTGGGGAGCGACGCCGGGACAGGACAACCCGCCACCGGCCAGCCAGCGTCACTTCATCGTCGACTTCCAGGGCCCCAGCCTCGAGGATCTCGATGCCGATCAGCCGGTGGAAATGCGGCTGACGACCTCCAAAGGCGAAATACTCGAGCCACGCGTCCAGCGTCTGCCCGACGGCGACACCTGGCGCGCCAATTTCCGGCTTGCCCCGGAAGATGGCACCCCGGCCGACATGCGCCTGGCCCTGATGCTGCACGGCGAACCGCTGACCGAAACCTGGAATTATGTCTGGTACCCCAATGAGCGCCGCTGA